Proteins from one Desulfitobacterium chlororespirans DSM 11544 genomic window:
- a CDS encoding CoA transferase yields MKRTEIPQFGPLQGVRVICAGLATAGPYAATMMSDFGAEVINIESSVVPDQSRAAGGSAFKQDHRNQRALALNIPSPHGREVFYKLIKDADIFIENSKGGQWKRWGITDETMWEVNPKLVIVHVTGYGLSGDPNYVERPSWDAIGQAFGTLVSVNGTEDVPMATNPYMCDATTALYASWAALAAYIRVQKTGIGDSIDCTQFESVLRGQSGWPLKYFTEGFQPARTGGENAVGAAFKAFKCQDGFVFICFGGPGIMKVGLPFFGFEWGSELFPKAVPWVLQGTEGARVLEAKINEWCAAKTVEEAEKELNEAGIPVSPVMTYAMAEKHPHYIARETFTEWETVDGEKIKGVNVVPKLAKEPGKVWRGAPKYGMDNEDILAELGYSSEEILALYNDKVLAKE; encoded by the coding sequence ATGAAACGTACAGAGATTCCACAATTCGGTCCTTTGCAAGGGGTCAGAGTAATTTGTGCAGGGCTTGCTACTGCAGGCCCCTATGCGGCCACGATGATGTCCGATTTCGGAGCCGAAGTCATCAACATCGAAAGCTCCGTTGTGCCTGATCAAAGCCGTGCCGCCGGTGGTTCGGCATTTAAGCAGGATCATCGCAACCAAAGAGCTTTGGCCTTGAATATTCCTTCTCCTCACGGCCGGGAAGTTTTCTACAAGTTGATTAAGGATGCCGATATTTTTATTGAAAACTCAAAAGGAGGCCAATGGAAACGCTGGGGAATAACCGATGAAACCATGTGGGAAGTCAACCCGAAGCTGGTTATCGTTCACGTAACCGGCTACGGCCTAAGCGGAGACCCGAACTATGTGGAAAGGCCTTCCTGGGATGCCATCGGCCAGGCCTTTGGCACCCTCGTTTCCGTGAATGGAACAGAAGACGTTCCCATGGCTACAAACCCTTACATGTGTGACGCAACCACCGCCCTATATGCTTCCTGGGCAGCTTTAGCGGCCTATATCCGGGTCCAGAAAACAGGAATCGGCGACAGCATCGATTGCACCCAGTTCGAGTCGGTTCTGCGCGGGCAATCAGGATGGCCTCTTAAGTATTTTACCGAAGGGTTCCAACCCGCGAGAACGGGCGGCGAAAATGCTGTAGGTGCGGCGTTTAAGGCCTTTAAATGCCAGGATGGGTTCGTCTTCATTTGTTTCGGCGGGCCGGGCATTATGAAAGTAGGGCTGCCTTTCTTTGGCTTTGAGTGGGGATCGGAGCTTTTCCCCAAAGCTGTCCCCTGGGTATTGCAAGGAACCGAAGGCGCCAGGGTTCTGGAGGCAAAAATCAATGAATGGTGTGCTGCCAAAACGGTTGAAGAAGCTGAAAAAGAATTGAATGAGGCAGGTATACCGGTCAGTCCGGTTATGACCTACGCTATGGCAGAAAAACATCCTCACTATATCGCCCGGGAAACCTTTACGGAATGGGAAACCGTCGACGGCGAAAAAATTAAGGGTGTCAATGTCGTGCCCAAACTGGCCAAGGAGCCCGGCAAGGTATGGAGGGGCGCTCCGAAGTATGGAATGGACAATGAGGACATTTTGGCTGAGTTGGGTTATTCCTCTGAAGAAATTCTTGCACTTTACAACGATAAAGTTCTGGCGAAAGAGTAG
- a CDS encoding FAD-dependent oxidoreductase has product MAEDQFDAVIVGGGSAGTVAGYLLAKEGLQVVVVERGNYAGSKNVTGGRIYSHSLEKIMPDFAREAPVERKITREKISLMTEESNVTLDYYSDMLGIQGSDSYSVLRGVFDKWLQEKAEEAGAMFITGIRIDDLIFREGKVCGVMAGEDELEAHVTILADGVNSLLAQKLGFRSELRPEHVAVGAKEVIELPVPVIEDRFSCRDNEGTSWLFAGTPSAGRVGGGFLYTNKESISIGVVSTLSELVKGHKSVPQMLEDFKRHPVIEPLLKGGKLIEYSGHLVPEGGLKMMPKMIGNGVLVVGDAAGFCINLGYAVRGMDLAVASAECAAKAVLAAKEAENYSESFLQCYQTFLSSSFVMKDMIHYQKFPHFLEETPRIFDAYPRMAADMLAELFMMNGQPAQPLMKNMMRHVKKVGLTTIAKDAWKGVRAL; this is encoded by the coding sequence ATGGCTGAGGATCAATTTGATGCTGTAATCGTCGGCGGGGGGAGCGCGGGAACAGTCGCCGGGTATTTATTGGCCAAAGAAGGGCTGCAGGTAGTCGTCGTAGAGCGGGGAAACTATGCGGGCAGCAAAAATGTAACCGGCGGGCGCATCTATAGCCATAGCCTGGAGAAAATTATGCCTGATTTCGCGCGGGAGGCTCCGGTTGAGCGGAAGATTACCCGTGAAAAGATCAGTCTGATGACTGAGGAAAGCAATGTTACCCTGGATTACTATTCTGATATGCTGGGAATCCAGGGCAGCGACTCGTACTCCGTTTTGCGGGGAGTATTTGATAAGTGGCTGCAGGAAAAGGCGGAAGAAGCAGGGGCGATGTTTATTACCGGGATTCGCATCGATGATTTGATTTTCAGAGAGGGTAAAGTCTGCGGCGTTATGGCCGGAGAAGACGAACTGGAAGCCCATGTTACGATTTTAGCTGATGGCGTCAATTCACTCCTGGCACAGAAATTAGGATTCCGGAGCGAATTACGGCCGGAGCATGTGGCGGTTGGGGCCAAGGAAGTTATTGAATTACCGGTGCCGGTGATCGAAGACCGCTTTAGCTGCCGGGATAATGAAGGAACCTCATGGCTGTTTGCAGGGACCCCCTCAGCAGGGCGTGTGGGCGGCGGATTCCTATATACCAATAAGGAGAGCATTTCCATAGGCGTGGTCAGTACCCTTAGTGAACTGGTTAAAGGCCATAAATCAGTGCCCCAAATGCTGGAAGATTTTAAACGGCATCCTGTGATTGAACCCTTGCTTAAAGGCGGGAAATTGATCGAGTATTCCGGTCACCTTGTTCCCGAAGGGGGCTTAAAGATGATGCCTAAAATGATCGGCAATGGGGTCTTGGTTGTCGGCGACGCCGCCGGATTCTGCATCAACTTAGGCTATGCCGTGCGGGGGATGGATCTTGCCGTTGCTTCAGCCGAATGTGCAGCAAAAGCAGTTTTAGCGGCCAAAGAAGCCGAAAATTATTCGGAAAGCTTTCTGCAATGCTATCAGACTTTTTTGAGCAGTAGTTTTGTCATGAAGGATATGATCCATTACCAGAAGTTCCCGCACTTCCTGGAAGAAACACCGCGGATCTTTGATGCGTATCCCCGAATGGCGGCAGATATGCTGGCAGAATTGTTCATGATGAACGGTCAACCGGCCCAACCCCTTATGAAGAACATGATGAGACATGTAAAGAAGGTCGGGTTGACGACTATTGCCAAAGATGCGTGGAAAGGAGTGCGAGCCCTATGA
- a CDS encoding CaiB/BaiF CoA transferase family protein, translating to MAMLLQGIRVLDLSRLLPGPFCTMTLADMGAEVLKIEDTQGGDYMRTMGKPVVKETMEFLMHNRNKKSMRLNLKTNEGRAIFLQLVKDYDVILESFRPGVVDQLGVGYQDVREVNPNIIYCSLSGYGQNGPYRTMAGHDTNYLSIAGVLDSIGVRNGPPVMPGITIADIAGGSMWAIIGILAALIGRKTIGRGEYIDVAMMDGVMPFLGLYAGDYFTDGEVPKRGETVTTGVDACCHIYATKDGRYVSLAAAEPKFWKGFCQGIGRPELAPLQYSPDPKRAEIIEEVSAIMKTKTQAEWTELLMPLDICFTPVKNLQEALADPQVQARNLTLDVEHPVEGTIRTFAFPVKFTENPAQLYSPPPLYGEHTMKVLKGIGYSEEQIKELEKQKVI from the coding sequence ATGGCCATGCTGCTCCAGGGTATACGGGTTTTAGATTTATCACGGTTGCTGCCGGGGCCTTTTTGCACCATGACCCTGGCGGACATGGGTGCCGAAGTCCTGAAAATTGAAGATACCCAAGGCGGCGACTATATGAGGACCATGGGTAAACCGGTCGTGAAAGAAACCATGGAATTCCTGATGCATAACCGCAACAAGAAGAGTATGAGACTTAATTTAAAGACCAATGAGGGAAGAGCTATCTTCCTGCAATTGGTGAAGGATTATGATGTCATACTGGAATCTTTCCGGCCTGGGGTGGTGGATCAACTGGGTGTGGGTTACCAGGATGTCAGGGAAGTCAACCCCAATATAATCTACTGCTCCTTGAGCGGCTACGGGCAAAACGGACCTTACCGCACCATGGCGGGACATGATACGAACTACCTGAGCATCGCGGGAGTCCTGGACTCGATCGGTGTCCGGAACGGGCCGCCTGTTATGCCGGGAATTACGATTGCCGATATCGCCGGCGGATCCATGTGGGCCATCATCGGTATTCTGGCTGCCCTCATCGGCCGCAAGACGATTGGCCGGGGCGAGTATATCGATGTGGCGATGATGGATGGAGTTATGCCCTTCTTGGGATTGTACGCCGGTGATTACTTCACGGACGGGGAGGTTCCCAAGCGCGGCGAAACAGTTACGACGGGTGTCGATGCCTGCTGCCATATCTACGCAACCAAGGATGGACGTTATGTCTCACTGGCAGCTGCCGAGCCGAAGTTCTGGAAAGGCTTCTGCCAGGGCATCGGCCGTCCGGAACTGGCTCCCCTGCAATATTCCCCGGACCCGAAACGGGCGGAGATCATCGAAGAGGTCAGTGCCATCATGAAAACCAAGACCCAGGCAGAATGGACGGAATTGCTGATGCCGTTGGATATCTGCTTTACACCGGTTAAAAATCTTCAAGAGGCCTTGGCGGATCCACAAGTCCAAGCCAGAAACCTGACCCTCGATGTGGAACACCCCGTGGAAGGGACGATACGCACCTTTGCCTTTCCGGTAAAATTCACTGAAAACCCGGCTCAGCTCTATAGCCCGCCACCCCTTTACGGAGAGCATACAATGAAAGTTCTGAAAGGTATCGGCTACAGCGAAGAGCAGATCAAGGAGCTGGAAAAGCAAAAAGTCATTTAG
- a CDS encoding MFS transporter, which translates to MNKKAHHAWWIMISCGTISFCVLGVVMACSGIFFKPVCDYLGVSRGAFSLYMTIIYLAMFIVLPIAGKKMPTANFKKFLIAAMAVFTLTFAAMSQFTSLYHWYAAGVLMGISGAFVMFLPIPILINNWFKQKVGFALGLALAMSGVGGTLFNPVGAYIIQNYGWRTGYLVLGLIAFAITMPFMIFVVRFKPAEMGLEPYGAAETAATAATAQVQPQAGAKPAELPGVTAGQALKSSAFYTALIFAGMMTMSGTVQTHIPGYVTSIGLSAIVGGFAISMTSFGIIFGKLVMGYLNDKIGLSKAITTGTILSAAGLITILAAGSNTTLLYVGAFIFGFGGISMGTVMPPMVVRQFFGQKDFSSIFSNIQSITTLLMAFAMTLYGFIFDLSKSYANSLLASLLFLLVAYGGYLLTTVTAKKLPK; encoded by the coding sequence ATGAATAAAAAAGCTCATCACGCTTGGTGGATCATGATTAGTTGCGGGACCATATCCTTTTGTGTACTTGGCGTAGTCATGGCTTGTTCCGGGATTTTCTTTAAACCGGTGTGTGATTATTTAGGGGTTTCGAGAGGTGCTTTTTCCCTGTACATGACGATTATATATCTGGCCATGTTTATTGTTTTGCCGATAGCCGGCAAGAAAATGCCTACGGCTAACTTCAAAAAATTTCTGATTGCGGCAATGGCTGTGTTTACTTTAACTTTTGCCGCAATGTCACAATTTACTTCCTTATATCACTGGTATGCTGCCGGTGTGTTAATGGGTATTTCCGGCGCTTTTGTGATGTTCCTTCCTATCCCTATTCTGATCAACAATTGGTTTAAACAAAAAGTTGGCTTCGCTCTGGGTTTAGCCTTAGCGATGTCAGGGGTCGGAGGAACCTTGTTTAACCCTGTTGGCGCTTATATCATTCAAAACTATGGTTGGAGAACGGGCTATCTTGTCCTTGGTCTTATTGCTTTTGCGATTACCATGCCCTTTATGATCTTTGTGGTTCGTTTTAAACCGGCCGAAATGGGACTTGAGCCATATGGAGCGGCGGAAACTGCAGCAACTGCAGCAACTGCCCAAGTGCAGCCCCAGGCAGGTGCGAAGCCTGCCGAGCTGCCCGGAGTTACTGCCGGCCAGGCTTTAAAATCCTCTGCTTTTTATACTGCCTTGATTTTTGCCGGTATGATGACCATGAGCGGTACTGTGCAAACTCATATCCCCGGATATGTAACCTCGATCGGCCTTTCCGCCATCGTTGGCGGTTTTGCCATCTCCATGACATCCTTTGGCATCATCTTCGGCAAATTAGTCATGGGTTACCTGAACGACAAAATCGGTTTAAGCAAAGCCATTACCACAGGAACAATACTCTCAGCAGCAGGACTTATCACCATTTTAGCAGCGGGAAGCAATACAACATTATTATACGTCGGTGCTTTTATCTTTGGATTCGGTGGTATCTCCATGGGTACGGTTATGCCCCCTATGGTCGTCAGGCAGTTCTTTGGTCAAAAGGATTTCAGTTCAATTTTTTCCAATATCCAATCGATTACGACCTTGCTGATGGCGTTTGCGATGACACTGTATGGGTTCATATTTGACCTGAGTAAAAGCTATGCCAATTCTTTGCTGGCCTCTCTTTTGTTTTTATTAGTTGCTTACGGAGGTTATCTGCTGACTACGGTGACGGCTAAAAAGCTTCCTAAATAA
- a CDS encoding acyl-CoA dehydrogenase, protein MDFRLTEEQELLLEGLREVLKEVATNEYLKECDDNHAFPQKIAEAFVEHGFALLGIPEEYGGTPCDITTQMLVTEEMSKFGVPFPCFSNSLLIDDILHFGNEQQKAITMEYAKKGLCAFSLGITEPGAGSDDSAMMATATRRNGKIYINAHKTFITEAKQRPYMLCLTRDLNASNPHKAISMWWVDMSKPGVKVMPWEKIGGNTAPTYEVYLEDVELEEEDLVGVEGEGFMNLMGNFEVERIQIAAGVLGWAEAAFEDAAVYANQRVQFGKPIGSFQLIQEKIVEMAIKIENMRNLVYKACWERENGMPLQISSATTKYYCVRAANQVIDDAMQIMGGIGYTKDHRISRLWRDVRNTRFGGGTDEIMIHIAGRAILKKYRNK, encoded by the coding sequence ATGGATTTCAGACTGACGGAAGAGCAGGAATTGCTGCTTGAAGGGCTGCGCGAGGTGCTCAAAGAGGTGGCCACCAATGAATATCTGAAAGAGTGTGACGACAACCATGCATTCCCTCAAAAAATTGCGGAGGCCTTTGTTGAACACGGCTTTGCCCTTTTGGGTATTCCGGAGGAATACGGCGGCACCCCCTGCGACATTACGACCCAGATGCTTGTCACCGAAGAAATGTCAAAATTCGGCGTACCCTTTCCTTGCTTTTCCAACTCCTTGTTAATCGATGATATTCTGCACTTTGGCAATGAGCAACAAAAAGCGATAACCATGGAGTATGCCAAGAAAGGGTTATGCGCATTCAGCCTTGGTATCACTGAGCCGGGGGCGGGGTCCGATGACAGTGCCATGATGGCTACGGCAACACGCAGGAACGGTAAGATCTATATCAATGCTCATAAAACCTTTATCACTGAGGCGAAACAAAGACCCTATATGCTCTGCCTTACCCGGGATCTTAATGCGTCGAATCCCCATAAAGCGATCTCCATGTGGTGGGTTGATATGAGCAAGCCCGGGGTTAAGGTGATGCCCTGGGAAAAGATTGGCGGCAATACAGCCCCCACCTATGAAGTCTATTTGGAAGATGTTGAACTTGAGGAAGAAGATCTGGTCGGTGTCGAAGGGGAAGGCTTCATGAATTTGATGGGGAATTTCGAAGTGGAACGCATTCAGATTGCTGCCGGTGTTTTGGGGTGGGCTGAAGCTGCTTTTGAGGATGCCGCTGTCTATGCCAATCAACGGGTGCAATTCGGCAAGCCCATTGGCAGCTTCCAGCTGATCCAGGAAAAAATCGTGGAAATGGCCATCAAAATTGAGAACATGCGCAACCTGGTTTATAAGGCCTGCTGGGAGAGAGAGAATGGAATGCCGTTGCAGATTTCCTCAGCAACGACAAAATATTATTGCGTACGGGCAGCAAACCAAGTCATCGATGACGCTATGCAGATTATGGGGGGCATCGGCTACACCAAGGACCACAGAATATCCCGTTTGTGGAGGGATGTCCGCAACACCCGTTTCGGCGGAGGTACGGATGAAATCATGATTCACATTGCCGGCAGAGCTATCCTGAAAAAATATCGCAATAAATAA
- a CDS encoding class I adenylate-forming enzyme family protein gives MNNQETFQGILDYWGEIAPDREAIFDGQQRRTFRELEEEVQCLAFALSQLEIRKGDKVLTIIPNWYEFIVIFFALAKLGAILIPCNEIFAKNEICDRLQQVEPKAVFIAHKSHSCLLQEQKLACEIITVRFEEEGLLSFPKLLEKGRNGAVKPVEVDSYSDVFTIMLTSGSTGRPKGVELTYENLFQGAKSIGGRLECTHQDVFLVPVPCSHLYGLVTGIVLPFYFGGKIVLMENYSPWEALSLIEQEKVTVHYGVPTMFIREINEHLQHKKDVSSLRTGMIGGTMVDEHLVRKIRSELNCNIMVAYGSTEAVTVSMTTLQDDIELRTQTAGRPYEGVEVKVIDGDGKALGPGEVGELMCKGFNVMKGYHLAPEETAKIIDDNGWLHTGDLGTIDHSGYIRIVGRKKDTIIRGGYNIYPAEVEKVYYTHPEVLEVCVMGVIQEELGEQIYAFIQLKKDSKETETTLREYAKGKIAKFKIPDHVILIKEMLRLANGKIDKKALAKGRQVIRKYAE, from the coding sequence ATGAACAATCAAGAAACATTTCAGGGCATCCTGGATTATTGGGGAGAGATAGCGCCGGACCGGGAGGCGATCTTTGATGGGCAGCAGAGACGGACTTTTCGGGAGCTGGAAGAAGAGGTTCAGTGCCTTGCTTTTGCACTTTCTCAGCTGGAGATTAGAAAAGGGGATAAGGTGTTGACCATCATCCCCAATTGGTATGAATTCATCGTGATTTTCTTTGCCCTTGCCAAATTGGGAGCTATTCTTATTCCCTGCAACGAAATCTTTGCGAAGAATGAAATTTGTGATCGTCTGCAGCAGGTGGAACCCAAAGCAGTTTTTATCGCCCATAAGAGCCATTCTTGCCTATTGCAAGAACAAAAACTAGCTTGCGAAATCATTACGGTACGTTTTGAGGAAGAGGGCTTGTTGTCTTTTCCAAAACTTTTGGAAAAAGGAAGAAATGGCGCCGTAAAGCCGGTGGAAGTGGATAGTTACAGTGATGTTTTTACAATTATGCTTACTTCGGGTTCAACAGGGCGCCCTAAGGGAGTAGAGCTGACTTATGAGAATTTATTTCAGGGGGCTAAAAGCATTGGCGGGCGCCTGGAATGTACACACCAAGATGTTTTCCTGGTTCCTGTACCCTGCAGTCATCTCTATGGTCTGGTCACCGGAATAGTGTTGCCGTTTTATTTCGGCGGCAAGATCGTATTAATGGAGAACTACAGCCCCTGGGAAGCATTATCCTTGATAGAACAGGAAAAAGTGACCGTGCATTATGGTGTGCCCACTATGTTCATACGAGAAATTAATGAACACCTCCAGCACAAAAAAGATGTAAGTTCACTGCGGACAGGTATGATTGGCGGCACCATGGTCGATGAGCATTTGGTCCGGAAAATACGCTCCGAACTGAATTGCAATATTATGGTTGCCTATGGTTCTACAGAGGCGGTTACCGTCTCCATGACAACCTTGCAGGATGATATTGAGCTGCGGACACAAACGGCGGGGAGGCCCTATGAGGGTGTGGAGGTCAAGGTGATCGATGGGGATGGCAAAGCATTGGGGCCGGGAGAAGTTGGAGAATTGATGTGTAAAGGTTTCAATGTTATGAAAGGTTATCATCTTGCGCCGGAGGAAACGGCAAAGATCATTGATGACAATGGCTGGCTGCACACAGGTGATTTAGGAACGATTGATCACTCAGGATATATCAGGATTGTCGGCAGAAAGAAAGATACAATCATTCGCGGAGGCTATAATATCTATCCTGCGGAGGTGGAAAAGGTTTATTATACTCACCCCGAGGTTCTGGAAGTCTGTGTAATGGGTGTCATACAGGAAGAACTGGGAGAGCAGATTTATGCTTTTATCCAATTGAAAAAAGATAGTAAAGAAACGGAAACAACCTTAAGGGAGTATGCCAAAGGAAAAATTGCTAAATTTAAAATCCCTGATCATGTGATCTTAATAAAGGAAATGCTCAGGTTGGCCAATGGTAAAATCGATAAAAAAGCACTGGCAAAAGGGAGGCAGGTTATTAGGAAATATGCGGAATAA
- a CDS encoding acyl-CoA dehydrogenase, producing the protein MDFRLTEEQELLIESLRQVLANEITESYLAECDENHMFPDKLADALMNNGFGLLGVPEEYGGTPCDVLTQIMVIEELARAGGPAYMFTNAMLIDDMLTFGNEEQKRITMEYAGRGRMAFSLGISEPQAGSDDSAIASTAARRNGKVYLNGHKTWISNAGEYPYCLFLTRDPQAPNPHKAISMWWVDMTKPGIKLQAVGKVGFRMSKFYELYFEDVEVEEKDLVGVEGEGFLQLMKNFEIERLAGVAASLGWAQGAFDDAVRYANQRVQFGKPIGNFQLIQKKITEMQIKLETMRSMLYKACWEKENGMSVQISSALCKYYVARAAQEVIDDAMQIFGGIGYTTETRIQRFWRDCRANRIGGGTDEIMVHIAGQAILKKYKK; encoded by the coding sequence ATGGATTTTAGACTCACAGAAGAACAGGAGCTGTTGATCGAAAGCTTGCGGCAGGTCCTGGCCAATGAAATAACGGAGAGCTATCTTGCTGAATGCGATGAAAACCATATGTTTCCGGATAAATTGGCTGATGCCCTGATGAATAACGGGTTTGGACTTCTTGGAGTGCCGGAAGAGTACGGAGGCACACCCTGCGATGTTCTGACCCAGATCATGGTCATTGAGGAATTAGCCCGGGCAGGCGGGCCTGCTTATATGTTTACCAATGCGATGCTGATCGACGACATGCTGACCTTTGGCAATGAGGAACAGAAACGCATCACCATGGAATACGCCGGCCGGGGCAGAATGGCTTTCAGCCTGGGCATATCGGAACCTCAAGCCGGATCGGACGACAGTGCCATCGCCTCCACTGCTGCCCGCAGAAACGGAAAAGTTTACCTGAACGGCCATAAGACCTGGATCAGCAATGCCGGTGAATACCCTTATTGCCTGTTTTTAACCCGGGATCCTCAAGCACCTAACCCCCATAAAGCCATCTCCATGTGGTGGGTGGATATGACCAAACCAGGCATTAAGCTGCAGGCTGTCGGTAAAGTTGGTTTCAGGATGAGCAAATTCTATGAACTTTATTTTGAAGATGTGGAAGTGGAAGAAAAAGACCTCGTGGGAGTCGAGGGTGAAGGTTTCCTCCAACTGATGAAAAACTTTGAAATTGAGAGACTGGCCGGAGTTGCCGCATCCTTGGGGTGGGCTCAGGGAGCCTTTGACGATGCGGTCCGCTACGCAAACCAACGGGTGCAGTTTGGGAAACCGATCGGGAACTTTCAACTGATTCAGAAGAAAATCACCGAAATGCAGATCAAGCTGGAGACAATGCGCAGCATGCTTTACAAAGCTTGCTGGGAGAAAGAAAACGGCATGTCTGTTCAGATTTCTTCGGCCTTATGCAAGTACTATGTTGCCCGTGCTGCTCAAGAGGTTATTGATGATGCGATGCAGATCTTTGGCGGTATCGGCTATACCACAGAGACCAGGATTCAAAGATTCTGGAGGGATTGCCGTGCCAACCGGATCGGCGGCGGCACTGATGAAATCATGGTCCATATCGCCGGACAGGCTATTTTGAAGAAATACAAAAAGTAA